The following are encoded in a window of Verrucomicrobiota bacterium genomic DNA:
- a CDS encoding Gfo/Idh/MocA family oxidoreductase: MSETKRTLRVALIGCGFMGKAHSNAWRQATHFFPLKADVQLHTICGCKGEEKTVLPTAVAKWGFGSGSINWREVVASPQIDVVDIVAPNHVHAEIAIAAAKEGKHILCEKPLALTSKQCGEMLAAARKARVVHMVCHNYRRIPAVAMAKRLIEDGSLGKIYHYRARYAQDWITDPEFPLVWRLRKNVSGSGAHGDINAHIIDLARYLVGEFKEVCGLMHTFIKKRPLLGERKEGLGAKAAKKMGTVTVDDTALFFGRFQNGAIASLEATRFALGRKNQITLEINGSKGSLAFDLEDMNRLQFFDNTQAPDRQGFRDILVTQPGNIHPFVGRWWPPGHIIGYEHTFVHTVADFVNACVDGKAVQPTFEDGMRNQRVLEAVEESANKRQWVKV; the protein is encoded by the coding sequence ATGAGCGAAACCAAACGAACCCTTCGAGTTGCCCTGATCGGCTGTGGATTTATGGGGAAAGCCCACTCCAATGCCTGGCGGCAAGCCACACATTTTTTCCCGCTCAAGGCTGACGTCCAATTGCACACGATTTGCGGCTGCAAAGGCGAAGAGAAAACCGTGCTGCCGACCGCCGTGGCCAAATGGGGTTTCGGCAGCGGATCGATCAACTGGCGGGAAGTCGTTGCGTCGCCTCAAATCGACGTCGTCGATATCGTGGCGCCCAATCATGTCCATGCGGAGATCGCCATCGCCGCGGCGAAGGAAGGCAAACACATCCTCTGCGAAAAGCCTCTGGCCCTGACGAGCAAGCAGTGCGGCGAGATGCTTGCCGCCGCCCGGAAAGCCCGCGTCGTTCACATGGTCTGCCACAACTACCGGCGCATTCCGGCGGTGGCCATGGCGAAACGATTGATCGAGGATGGTTCGCTCGGGAAGATTTATCATTACCGCGCCCGGTATGCGCAGGATTGGATTACGGACCCGGAGTTCCCGCTCGTCTGGCGCTTGCGTAAAAACGTCAGCGGCAGCGGCGCTCATGGCGACATCAACGCGCATATCATCGATCTGGCCCGCTACCTGGTGGGCGAGTTCAAGGAAGTTTGCGGCTTGATGCACACCTTCATCAAGAAACGCCCCCTCCTGGGCGAGCGCAAAGAAGGGCTGGGCGCAAAGGCGGCGAAGAAAATGGGCACTGTCACCGTGGACGACACGGCCTTGTTCTTCGGACGCTTTCAGAATGGCGCGATCGCGAGCCTGGAAGCCACACGTTTTGCCTTGGGCCGCAAGAATCAAATCACGCTGGAGATCAACGGCTCGAAAGGCAGCCTGGCTTTCGACCTGGAAGACATGAATCGCCTCCAATTCTTCGACAATACACAGGCTCCGGACCGGCAGGGCTTCCGCGACATTCTCGTGACCCAGCCGGGGAACATCCATCCTTTCGTTGGGCGCTGGTGGCCGCCCGGCCACATCATCGGCTACGAACACACGTTCGTTCACACCGTGGCCGATTTTGTGAATGCTTGCGTCGATGGGAAGGCCGTGCAACCTACGTTTGAGGACGGAATGCGCAACCAACGCGTGCTCGAAGCGGTCGAAGAATCGGCCAACAAACGGCAGTGGGTGAAGGTTTAG
- a CDS encoding type II secretion system protein, with protein sequence MRQTNVQFQTASRFRRRSRPAFTLIELLVVVAIIAILASMLLPALSRAKIKAGTARCLSNLRQFGVTMALYTSDNAERFPFSGRPWPQMPFVDLFKLFDPYLPTNGAGFYLCPSDKGVAWNIAWTRVNGSSMGIRTNELPFPNSYYYYHQFYNDDTLSPKLTQRRTTEVKSPTKKAIMSCFAEPEHGNLGDRNIAHGKDGFPLLFVDSHTAYTKYPQLNKAKPYGDYNLDWTVGGLSAGEDLK encoded by the coding sequence ATGCGCCAGACGAACGTTCAGTTTCAGACGGCTTCAAGATTTCGCCGCCGCTCCAGACCGGCTTTCACGCTCATCGAATTGCTGGTTGTCGTGGCTATTATCGCCATCCTCGCCAGCATGCTTCTGCCTGCGCTCAGCCGGGCTAAAATCAAGGCCGGCACGGCGCGCTGTTTGTCGAATCTGAGGCAGTTCGGCGTGACGATGGCGCTGTACACTTCGGACAACGCGGAACGTTTTCCTTTTTCCGGCCGGCCCTGGCCGCAGATGCCCTTCGTGGACTTGTTCAAGCTGTTCGATCCTTATCTCCCCACCAACGGCGCGGGCTTTTATCTCTGTCCGAGTGACAAGGGCGTGGCGTGGAACATTGCCTGGACGCGAGTGAATGGCTCTTCGATGGGCATTCGCACGAACGAACTGCCGTTCCCGAATTCCTATTACTACTACCACCAGTTCTACAACGACGACACGCTTTCGCCCAAGCTGACTCAACGGCGCACCACCGAGGTCAAATCGCCAACCAAAAAGGCGATCATGTCCTGCTTCGCGGAGCCGGAGCACGGCAATCTCGGTGACCGAAACATCGCGCACGGAAAGGACGGCTTTCCCTTGCTCTTTGTGGACAGTCACACGGCTTACACGAAATACCCGCAGTTGAACAAAGCGAAGCCGTATGGGGATTACAACCTGGATTGGACCGTGGGAGGTCTGAGCGCCGGCGAAGATCTGAAGTGA